In Rhodamnia argentea isolate NSW1041297 chromosome 11, ASM2092103v1, whole genome shotgun sequence, one genomic interval encodes:
- the LOC115736271 gene encoding serine/threonine-protein kinase STY17-like isoform X2: MAVEDDVESCASRPADTSAQTQPRDQRQKLEAYNEVLRRLQASDCEEAHVAGFDDELWLHFNRLPARYALDVNVERADDVLTHKRLLKLAEDPANRPVFDIRPVQVYPNVNGNHNESVDSDSAMADDAQSSLNHSGRAGIHLPPTFGSSSNLEGLNLQANRYNIEDGDSVVKSDAQLSRPMHEITFAALDKRKLLSELTALLAEIGLNIQEAHAFSTADGFSLDVFVVVGWHSEEEELRKEVEKGILKLKEQVWPKHRSIPAPGEHNQNETECFPECVEIPTDGTDVWEIDLRQLDTGVKVASGSFGDLYRGTYCGQEVAIKILKPGRVNTAILRDFAQEIYIMRKIRHKNVVQFIGACTRTPNLCIVTEFMSKGSIYDFLHKQNGAFKLPSLLKVAVDVSKGMNYLHQNNIIHRDLKTANLLMDENEVVKVADFGVARVQAETGVMTAETGTYRWMAPEVIEHRQYDHKADIFSFGIVLWELLTGELPYTYLTPLQAAIGVVQKGLRPSIPKGTIPELAELLQRCWQQDPKRRPNFSEILEILQQIAKEVGEEGEDKRKDKSSGGFFSAFKRSHH, encoded by the exons ATGGCCGTGGAAGACGACGTCGAGAGCTGCGCGAGCAGGCCGGCGGACACGTCGGCGCAGACGCAGCCCCGGGATCAGAGGCAGAAGCTCGAGGCCTACAACGAAGTGCTCCGTCGCCTGCAGGCGTCGGATTGCGAGGAGGCTCATGTCGCCGGGTTCGACGATGAGCTCTGGCTCCACTTCAATCGCTTGCCTGCGCG ATATGCATTGGATGTGAATGTGGAGAGAGCAGATGATGTGCTCACGCATAAGAGACTACTCAAATTGGCTGAAGATCCAGCTAATCGGCCCGTGTTTGATATTCGACCTGTCCAA GTTTATCCCAATGTCAATGGGAACCACAATGAATCAGTTGATTCGGATTCTGCCATGGCTGATGATGCTCAAAGTAGTCTAAATCATTCTGGTAGAGCGGG AATTCATCTACCACCTACATTTGGTTCATCGAGTAATCTCGAGGGACTCAACTTACAAGCAAATAGATACAACATTGAGGATGGAGACAGTGTAGTGAAGTCAGATGCACAACTTTCTAG GCCTATGCATGAAATTACTTTCGCAGCTCTTGACAAGCGAAAGCTATTAAGTGAG CTCACTGCCTTGCTTGCTGAGATTGGACTTAACATCCAAGAAGCTCACGCCTTTTCAACTGCTGATGGGTTCTCTCTCGATGTCTTTGTAGTTGTTGGTTGGCACTCTGAG GAAGAGGAACTTAGGAAAGAAGTGGAGAAAGGAATTCTAAAATTGAAG GAGCAGGTTTGGCCAAAACATCGTTCTATACCAGCCCCAGGCGAGCACAACCAAAATGAAACTGAATGTTTTCCAGAATGTGTTGAAATTCCCACAGATGGAACTGATGTATGGGAAATAGATCTGAGGCAGCTAGATACTGGAGTTAAAGTTGCTTCTGGATCATTTGGTGATTT GTATAGAGGTACATATTGCGGTCAGGAAGTGGCTATCAAGATCCTAAAGCCTGGACGTGTCAACACTGCCATACTGAGAGACTTTGCTCAGGAAATTTATATAATGAG GAAAATCCGACACAAGAATGTTGTGCAATTTATAGGTGCATGTACCCGCACACCAAACCTATGCATTGTGACGG AATTCATGTCCAAAGGAAGTATATACGACTTTCTACATAAGCAGAATGGTGCGTTTAAGCTTCCTTCTCTACTTAAAGTGGCTGTTGATGTCTCCAAGGGGATGAACTATTTGCACCAGAACAATATAATTCACCGGGATTTGAAGACTGCCAATCTTCTGATGGACGAAAACGAG GTGGTTAAAGTGGCAGATTTTGGGGTTGCCAGGGTGCAGGCTGAAACTGGAGTAATGACGGCTGAAACGGGAACATACCGCTGGATGGCCCCAGAG GTAATTGAACACAGACAGTATGACCACAAAGCAGATATTTTTAGCTTTGGCATAGTATTGTGGGAGCTTCTGACTGGAGAA CTTCCTTACACCTACTTGACCCCTCTTCAAGCAGCTATTGGAGTAGTACAAAAG GGTCTCCGTCCTTCCATTCCGAAGGGCACTATCCCAGAACTTGCAGAACTACTTCAAAGATGCTGGCAGCAAGACCCCAAGAGAAGGCCCAACTTCTCCGAAATCTTGGAGATCCTTCAGCAGATAGCAAAGGAG GTTGGAGAGGAAGGGGAAGATAAGCGTAAGGACAAATCGTCGGGCGGATTCTTTTCGGCATTCAAAAGGAGCCATCATTGA
- the LOC115736271 gene encoding serine/threonine-protein kinase STY17-like isoform X1, with amino-acid sequence MAVEDDVESCASRPADTSAQTQPRDQRQKLEAYNEVLRRLQASDCEEAHVAGFDDELWLHFNRLPARYALDVNVERADDVLTHKRLLKLAEDPANRPVFDIRPVQVYPNVNGNHNESVDSDSAMADDAQSSLNHSGRAGIHLPPTFGSSSNLEGLNLQANRYNIEDGDSVVKSDAQLSRPMHEITFAALDKRKLLSELTALLAEIGLNIQEAHAFSTADGFSLDVFVVVGWHSEEEELRKEVEKGILKLKQEQVWPKHRSIPAPGEHNQNETECFPECVEIPTDGTDVWEIDLRQLDTGVKVASGSFGDLYRGTYCGQEVAIKILKPGRVNTAILRDFAQEIYIMRKIRHKNVVQFIGACTRTPNLCIVTEFMSKGSIYDFLHKQNGAFKLPSLLKVAVDVSKGMNYLHQNNIIHRDLKTANLLMDENEVVKVADFGVARVQAETGVMTAETGTYRWMAPEVIEHRQYDHKADIFSFGIVLWELLTGELPYTYLTPLQAAIGVVQKGLRPSIPKGTIPELAELLQRCWQQDPKRRPNFSEILEILQQIAKEVGEEGEDKRKDKSSGGFFSAFKRSHH; translated from the exons ATGGCCGTGGAAGACGACGTCGAGAGCTGCGCGAGCAGGCCGGCGGACACGTCGGCGCAGACGCAGCCCCGGGATCAGAGGCAGAAGCTCGAGGCCTACAACGAAGTGCTCCGTCGCCTGCAGGCGTCGGATTGCGAGGAGGCTCATGTCGCCGGGTTCGACGATGAGCTCTGGCTCCACTTCAATCGCTTGCCTGCGCG ATATGCATTGGATGTGAATGTGGAGAGAGCAGATGATGTGCTCACGCATAAGAGACTACTCAAATTGGCTGAAGATCCAGCTAATCGGCCCGTGTTTGATATTCGACCTGTCCAA GTTTATCCCAATGTCAATGGGAACCACAATGAATCAGTTGATTCGGATTCTGCCATGGCTGATGATGCTCAAAGTAGTCTAAATCATTCTGGTAGAGCGGG AATTCATCTACCACCTACATTTGGTTCATCGAGTAATCTCGAGGGACTCAACTTACAAGCAAATAGATACAACATTGAGGATGGAGACAGTGTAGTGAAGTCAGATGCACAACTTTCTAG GCCTATGCATGAAATTACTTTCGCAGCTCTTGACAAGCGAAAGCTATTAAGTGAG CTCACTGCCTTGCTTGCTGAGATTGGACTTAACATCCAAGAAGCTCACGCCTTTTCAACTGCTGATGGGTTCTCTCTCGATGTCTTTGTAGTTGTTGGTTGGCACTCTGAG GAAGAGGAACTTAGGAAAGAAGTGGAGAAAGGAATTCTAAAATTGAAG CAGGAGCAGGTTTGGCCAAAACATCGTTCTATACCAGCCCCAGGCGAGCACAACCAAAATGAAACTGAATGTTTTCCAGAATGTGTTGAAATTCCCACAGATGGAACTGATGTATGGGAAATAGATCTGAGGCAGCTAGATACTGGAGTTAAAGTTGCTTCTGGATCATTTGGTGATTT GTATAGAGGTACATATTGCGGTCAGGAAGTGGCTATCAAGATCCTAAAGCCTGGACGTGTCAACACTGCCATACTGAGAGACTTTGCTCAGGAAATTTATATAATGAG GAAAATCCGACACAAGAATGTTGTGCAATTTATAGGTGCATGTACCCGCACACCAAACCTATGCATTGTGACGG AATTCATGTCCAAAGGAAGTATATACGACTTTCTACATAAGCAGAATGGTGCGTTTAAGCTTCCTTCTCTACTTAAAGTGGCTGTTGATGTCTCCAAGGGGATGAACTATTTGCACCAGAACAATATAATTCACCGGGATTTGAAGACTGCCAATCTTCTGATGGACGAAAACGAG GTGGTTAAAGTGGCAGATTTTGGGGTTGCCAGGGTGCAGGCTGAAACTGGAGTAATGACGGCTGAAACGGGAACATACCGCTGGATGGCCCCAGAG GTAATTGAACACAGACAGTATGACCACAAAGCAGATATTTTTAGCTTTGGCATAGTATTGTGGGAGCTTCTGACTGGAGAA CTTCCTTACACCTACTTGACCCCTCTTCAAGCAGCTATTGGAGTAGTACAAAAG GGTCTCCGTCCTTCCATTCCGAAGGGCACTATCCCAGAACTTGCAGAACTACTTCAAAGATGCTGGCAGCAAGACCCCAAGAGAAGGCCCAACTTCTCCGAAATCTTGGAGATCCTTCAGCAGATAGCAAAGGAG GTTGGAGAGGAAGGGGAAGATAAGCGTAAGGACAAATCGTCGGGCGGATTCTTTTCGGCATTCAAAAGGAGCCATCATTGA
- the LOC115736433 gene encoding protein IQ-DOMAIN 27, whose amino-acid sequence MGLSQKWFKLIRKKFGGSSHGGALTHSDSDHGPIEEALIADRVSSNLLDQQAILLYQPVASMPVRLRRHFTEEELAAIKIQSYFRGHLARRASRALRSLVKLQALARGTYVRSQAQIALRCMHALVRLQVRVRTRQLLGICTDE is encoded by the exons atggggttATCGCAGAAGTGGTTCAAGCTAATCCGCAAGAAGTTCGGCGGATCATCTCATGGGGGCGCCCTCACCCATAGCGATAGCGACCACGGTCCTATAGAAGAGGCATTAATAGCGGATCGGGTCAGCAGCAACTTGCTGGACCAACAAGCCATCCTACTATATCAACCCGTTGCATCAATGCCAGTACGGTTGCGGCGACATTTCACGGAAGAGGAGCTCGCGGCCATCAAGATCCAATCTTACTTCCGGGGCCATCTT GCGAGACGGGCATCCAGAGCGCTGAGGAGCCTCGTGAAGCTGCAAGCGTTGGCTCGGGGCACGTACGTGAGGAGCCAGGCACAAATAGCTCTGCGGTGCATGCACGCGCTGGTGCGGTTGCAGGTCCGGGTTCGCACGCGGCAGCTTCTCGGAATCTGTACCGATGAATGA
- the LOC115736390 gene encoding rhodanese-like domain-containing protein 15, chloroplastic, whose protein sequence is MKATSFAPSLPSCFTTTISFPPFVFPEKLGARCTSVSVSARNRSSRIDGFNPPSSNTASPKATFRSGLEGDGIPASVPVRVAHELLQAGHHYLDVRTPEEFSAGHASGAINIPYMYRVGSGMTKNASFSKQVSTHFRKDAEIIIGCQSGKRSMMAAKDLLAAGFSTVTDIAGGYTAWTKNGLPTNP, encoded by the exons ATGAAAGCGACCTCGTTTGCTCCTTCTCTGCCTTCCTGTTTCACTACCACCATCTCGTTCCCTCCGTTCGTTTTCCCGGAAAAACTGGGCGCAAG ATGTACCTCGGTGTCGGTTTCGGCCAGGAATCGGTCGAGTCGGATAGATGGCTTCAATCCACCGAGTTCAAACACCGCTAG TCCCAAGGCAACCTTCAGAAGTGGCTTGGAAGGAGATGGGATTCCGGCTTCGGTGCCGGTGCGGGTAGCGCACGAGCTTCTTCAAGCCGGACACCACTATTTAGATGTCAG GACTCCTGAAGAATTCAGCGCCGGTCATGCATCTGGAGCCATTAACATCCCTTACATGTACAGAGTCGGATCAG GGATGACAAAGAACGCGAGCTTTAGCAAGCAAGTCTCGACGCATTTTAGAAAGGATGCCGAAATTATCATT GGATGCCAGAGTGGGAAGCGATCAATGATGGCCGCGAAAGATCTACTTGCTGCA GGTTTTAGCACCGTTACAGACATAGCCGGTGGCTACACCGCTTGGACAAAAAATGGACTCCCCACAAACCCGTGA